The nucleotide window GGCAGTTTTGCTCATGTCACAATTCCTGTGCAGTTTTGGTCATGTCACAATTCTACTTTACTTTATATCTAGTCTTACAGAATACGGTTTCTTCTCCACATGTTACAGTATCAACAGAAAATCACAATCATTACCTATGAGGTTATCTGTGATAGTCAAATTCCACTCCATTGTCTTAACACCCCTTCGATCTGTGACAGTACAGTTGTAGGTCCCGGTGTCAGTTAGCTCTACAATAGATATAATAAGCTCTGTAGGAGTAAGAGAGTCAGCACTCATCCTGCCTGAGGTGAAGTTTCTGTGAGTTCTTTTCCCCTTGGAATGAGAGAGAATAAGAACCGTGTCCTTTCTCCAGATGACTTGATTAGTTGTGTTCGTCATGGATTCATTGCACACCAAATAAACATCTTCTCCCAAAGAAGCTGATTTATTTGTTTTAATTTTTGTTACTGACTCTATGGGAGAGAAAAGAACAAAGacaatgtttacagacagacaggcaggtaggcagaTAGACAACAAGGTGATCAGATATTAAACAAGAAGGTCTGAATTCATTATtactgtgtaacgccctggccatggagaggggtttttgttctttattttggttaggccagggtgttcaTAATATACATGACAGCTACTGTGCGATACAGGCTATTTTCGATCAACGcatcaaaacaaacacacacacacactcacaaacacacacacactcacaaacacacacacactcacaaacacacacatagtacTGTAGTTTACCTGTGTAGACAAGGAACAGCATGATGACCACAGAAACCAAATCCCAGGACAGGAGAGTCGCCATGAAGACCCTGGACGTGACTGACAGAAAGAGACGGACAGAGTGGAGTGGAACTTTAGAGTTAGTGATCACTGCCACAGCTAGCTAACCAGGAACCATACCACTGTTTAGGCTGAGGAGGACGGACAAAAGAGGAAGTGGTCGTCTTAGAGAGGTAGTCTTAGAGAGAAGCATAGAGATGTTTAAAACCTCACAACCATGGAGCTCAGAGACATCACACATACCCATTAAGCAGTGATTACTGAGTGATTAACTGTGTGCTCAGAGATTGATTTCAAAGTGGAATTAACATCCAAAACATCCAAATGAATTTAATCCCCCATCAATGTCTGTTAAGAAGTGGTGAAACATTTGAAATGGTGAAacattacatttggtgaagagcacgcATAGCACATTCATCTCCTGCAcatctattactccagtgttttattggtatattgtaattacttcgccaccatggcctatttatcgCCTTACGTCCCTTACCcttcctcatttgcacacactgtatatagactttttctactgtattattgactgtatgtttgtttattccatgtgtaactctatgttgttgtatgtgactaactgctttgctttatcttggccaagtcgcagttgtaaatgagaacttgtcaaaggtgaaataaaaaaatataataaagtcacaccagctctgttaggaggaatgggacaaaattcacccaacttattgtgggaagcttgaggaaggctacccaaaacgtttgacccaagttaaacaatttaaaggcaatgctaccaaatactaattgagtgtatgtaaacttctgacccactgggaatgtgatgaaagaaataaaagctgatataaatcactctctctctactattattctgacatttcacattcttaaaataaagtggtgatcctaactaacatAAGACAGTGatttttaactaggattaaatgtcaggaattgtgaacaactgagtttaaatgtatttggctaaggtgtatgtaaacttccgacttcaactgtacataagatACAGATGTTGAGAGACAGCCATGCAAAAGAGTGGGAGGCTGGAGTGTGGGTGTCAAACTGATACAGGATGTGTTTGGTCTTGAATAGAGCGAGAGGTATGGAAAGAGGAAATGCCACATCCTGTAACTGTGAGGTGCTGTTTTGAACATGCACTCATAAATTCCATTATATTTCTTAACGGAGAGTTCAGAAAGTTCAGCTCATACTGATAAGATCTGTTCATCTCCTGCTGTTATGTGGAGTGGGTCTGATACTGTTTGTAATTTTGGAAAGTCTTCTTTGGGAAAGGCTGCTACAGCTCTCTATGTCCTTCTTTTCTAGCATTGACCACTGTAAATGTCAAATTATTTTGATTTCCTTGATACAACCCCCCGAGGTTGATCTAAGTTCCATGATAAATAAAATTGTCGTCAGGGACTGCGTTTTTTGCATGGGTTAGGTCTCAATCTACCACATCCGCCGATGTCTGCCGTTCGCAACTGCGGTGAAAGGAGGTGGAGGTACAGTTGTGTTTGCCAGACCATAGGCGTCATTTATAACCTTTGCGTAAATTTCCCGCAAAATTTCTGCTTGTCACATTTCTGAATAGTCTGCGCAAATACAAAAATATAGAGATTTATAAACTTAGCGCACATCATACATACACGTTTCCCGTTATAAATCAGAACTCAGGCTGGAAAACGCCTTCCATTTACCTTTTATGGTGACAGTAATGCCCTTTATTTGAGGTATAATGTAGAACTATTGGCATTAGGCCACGGCATGCATAATACAAATTGTTGTT belongs to Salmo trutta chromosome 20, fSalTru1.1, whole genome shotgun sequence and includes:
- the LOC115155812 gene encoding uncharacterized protein LOC115155812 isoform X1, with translation MATLLSWDLVSVVIMLFLVYTESVTKIKTNKSASLGEDVYLVCNESMTNTTNQVIWRKDTVLILSHSKGKRTHRNFTSGRMSADSLTPTELIISIVELTDTGTYNCTVTDRRGVKTMEWNLTITDNLIDNAENGLQMLLVFTILSAIGGVALFIGICCMVWLCRKIKKEQTSHCERRGEESNAPSQGHAARRAQRQRSQYFERFNSVYGHY